From one Acidobacteriota bacterium genomic stretch:
- a CDS encoding sugar phosphate isomerase/epimerase, which yields MQLGFVSAILPDLSLEQVFDTARDNGYDSVEVMCWPPGKAERRYAGVTHIDVREFTEERAEQIRSLMREKKVAISGLGYYPNILAPSAEEREVSAGHLKKVIVAASMIGLDTVSTFIGRNWKLTVDENWPVFLSIWPDLIKFAEDHGIRIAIENCAMLFGADEWPGGKNLAYCPAIWDRMFDAIPSRSFGLNYDPSHPVWMGMDYMSPLKDYAEKIFRIHVKDVVVDKARLNRVGILAYPHEYHTPVLPGMGQIDWTLFFNGLRETGYDGYATVEAEDRRYEEDEAHRKQALALCSKYLRPFIAG from the coding sequence GTGCAGCTTGGATTTGTGAGTGCGATTCTGCCGGACCTGTCCTTGGAGCAGGTCTTCGACACGGCGCGTGACAACGGCTACGACAGCGTGGAGGTGATGTGCTGGCCTCCGGGCAAGGCGGAGCGCCGCTACGCCGGAGTCACCCATATCGACGTGCGCGAGTTTACCGAAGAGCGCGCGGAGCAGATCAGGTCCCTGATGCGGGAGAAGAAGGTCGCCATCAGCGGCCTGGGCTACTACCCCAACATACTGGCCCCGTCGGCGGAAGAGCGCGAGGTCTCGGCAGGCCACCTGAAGAAGGTGATCGTCGCGGCCAGCATGATCGGCCTCGACACCGTGAGCACTTTCATCGGCCGCAACTGGAAGCTCACCGTCGATGAGAACTGGCCTGTATTCCTCTCCATCTGGCCCGACCTGATCAAATTTGCCGAGGACCACGGAATCAGGATCGCGATTGAGAACTGCGCGATGCTGTTCGGCGCCGATGAGTGGCCCGGCGGCAAGAACCTCGCCTACTGCCCGGCCATCTGGGACAGGATGTTCGATGCGATCCCCAGCCGCAGCTTCGGACTCAACTACGATCCTTCGCACCCGGTGTGGATGGGCATGGACTACATGTCGCCCCTGAAGGATTACGCCGAGAAGATATTCCGCATCCATGTGAAGGACGTCGTCGTCGACAAGGCGAGGCTCAACCGTGTCGGTATCCTCGCCTATCCTCACGAGTACCACACGCCGGTGCTGCCGGGCATGGGCCAGATCGACTGGACCCTGTTCTTCAATGGCCTCCGTGAGACGGGCTATGACGGCTATGCCACCGTCGAAGCGGAAGACCGCCGTTATGAAGAAGACGAGGCACACCGCAAGCAGGCCCTGGCGCTGTGCTCAAAGTATCTGCGACCCTTTATCGCCGGCTGA
- the bla gene encoding class A beta-lactamase, whose protein sequence is MLTRRSAIASIAAAAVNARALLAEESIELAALEQKSRGRLGVAILLPSGRYITQRANERFPMCSTFKFLAAAIVLRRVDQGREHLDRAISYAKSDLVAYSPETEKHAGGSMTVAELTAAMLTLSDNTAANLLLASFGGPPAVTAFARSIGDTMTRLDRNETSLNESTPGDPRDTTTPLAMLGNLQKVLFGNVLKPASRQQLTGWMLANTTGKAKFVAGLPAGWKVADKTGAGDHGSNNDIGVLYPPNNARPILIASYLTETPLTTDERNAIHAGVARLAAVAN, encoded by the coding sequence ATGCTCACCCGCCGTTCCGCCATCGCCTCTATCGCCGCCGCCGCTGTCAATGCCCGCGCGCTCCTCGCCGAGGAGTCCATCGAACTCGCGGCTCTCGAACAGAAGAGCAGGGGCCGCCTCGGCGTGGCCATTCTGCTGCCGTCAGGCCGCTACATCACGCAGCGCGCCAACGAGCGCTTCCCCATGTGCAGCACCTTCAAGTTTCTCGCGGCCGCCATCGTCCTCCGACGCGTCGACCAGGGCAGGGAGCACCTCGACCGCGCGATCAGCTATGCCAAGAGCGATCTCGTAGCGTACTCGCCCGAGACGGAGAAACACGCCGGCGGCAGCATGACCGTAGCCGAGTTGACCGCCGCCATGCTCACCCTCAGCGACAACACCGCCGCCAACCTGCTGCTCGCCAGCTTCGGAGGCCCGCCCGCCGTCACTGCCTTCGCCCGCTCCATCGGCGACACCATGACGCGGCTCGACCGCAACGAGACCTCGCTCAACGAGAGCACCCCCGGCGACCCGCGCGACACGACCACGCCTCTTGCCATGCTCGGCAACCTCCAGAAGGTCCTCTTCGGCAACGTCCTCAAACCGGCGTCGCGCCAGCAACTCACCGGCTGGATGCTCGCCAACACCACCGGCAAGGCGAAGTTCGTTGCCGGACTCCCCGCGGGCTGGAAGGTCGCCGACAAGACCGGCGCAGGCGACCACGGCTCGAACAACGACATCGGCGTGCTCTATCCGCCGAACAACGCCAGACCCATCCTCATCGCCTCGTACCTCACTGAAACCCCGCTTACCACGGATGAGCGCAACGCCATCCACGCGGGAGTTGCGCGCCTCGCCGCCGTCGCCAATTAG
- a CDS encoding 6-bladed beta-propeller, with amino-acid sequence MSRWHRELLFCHRTGPLKEAVLRQIALALALFFPALLLSAPATLVAQGQDVPEIPFDSVPDFLKLPPDMYLGETAGVAVNSKGHVFVFTRGNSTGPAYGASAAQLLEFDAAGRYLREIGHNLYAWSYAHAVRVDKEDNIWVADKGSDMVIKFNPEGRVAMVFGRKQEASDEGTGPLKHVRPPLPPVDGEFRQVTDIAWDPAGNAYISDGYINSRVAKVDKNGRWLKSFGEPGDQPGQFSVPHSIAADAEGHIYVADRGNRRIQVFDGDGRFLRQIAIDVPFDYASATPAIGNKPPRDAKGTMAAGSPWAVCITPGPNQVLYAADAFPGRIYKLSLDGKVLGVLGESGKQLKQFGWIHEMACPSENVLFVAELLNWRVQKLVLHPKQ; translated from the coding sequence ATGTCCAGATGGCACAGAGAGTTACTATTCTGTCATCGCACTGGTCCCTTGAAGGAGGCTGTTTTGCGACAAATTGCGCTTGCCTTAGCATTGTTCTTTCCGGCCCTGTTGCTCTCGGCGCCGGCTACCCTTGTGGCGCAGGGACAGGATGTGCCGGAGATTCCCTTCGATTCGGTCCCCGATTTTCTGAAGCTTCCTCCGGACATGTACCTGGGCGAGACGGCGGGCGTGGCCGTGAACTCGAAGGGGCATGTGTTTGTGTTCACGCGCGGCAACTCGACCGGCCCGGCTTATGGAGCGAGCGCGGCGCAGCTTCTGGAGTTTGATGCGGCCGGCCGGTATCTGCGCGAGATTGGGCACAACCTGTATGCGTGGTCCTACGCTCATGCGGTGCGCGTGGACAAGGAAGACAACATCTGGGTCGCGGACAAGGGGTCGGACATGGTGATCAAGTTCAACCCCGAGGGCCGTGTGGCGATGGTCTTCGGGCGGAAGCAGGAGGCCTCCGACGAGGGGACGGGGCCGCTGAAGCATGTGCGGCCTCCGCTGCCGCCCGTGGATGGAGAGTTTCGCCAGGTGACGGACATCGCGTGGGACCCGGCGGGCAATGCGTACATCAGCGATGGCTATATCAACTCGCGGGTGGCCAAGGTAGACAAGAATGGCCGGTGGTTGAAGTCGTTCGGCGAGCCGGGCGACCAGCCGGGGCAGTTCAGTGTGCCGCACAGCATCGCTGCCGACGCCGAGGGACATATCTACGTGGCGGACCGCGGCAACCGGCGCATCCAGGTGTTTGACGGCGATGGCCGGTTCCTGCGGCAGATCGCGATCGACGTGCCGTTCGACTATGCCAGCGCGACACCGGCGATCGGCAACAAGCCGCCCCGCGATGCAAAGGGTACGATGGCGGCGGGCTCTCCGTGGGCGGTGTGCATTACGCCGGGCCCGAATCAGGTGTTGTATGCCGCGGACGCATTTCCGGGCCGTATCTACAAGCTGAGTCTGGATGGCAAGGTGCTGGGAGTGCTCGGAGAGTCGGGCAAGCAGCTCAAGCAGTTTGGCTGGATTCACGAGATGGCATGTCCGTCGGAGAACGTGCTCTTTGTTGCGGAGTTGCTGAACTGGCGCGTACAGAAGCTCGTCCTGCACCCGAAGCAATAA
- a CDS encoding zinc-binding alcohol dehydrogenase family protein, whose amino-acid sequence MKAAVLRASAIALAIEDVPRPAVLPGHTLLRVLACGVCRTDLHIFEHDLSTLRDPLIPGHQIVGEVVDGATEGLPIGSRAGVSWIGGADGTCPFCKRGEENLCDNIAFTGYSVDGGYAEYALVRSDFAFPLPEDAEPKHLAPLLCAGIIGFRSLRVAGTQPGERVGLFGFGASASLAIEVLQHWRCEVYVSTRGEQHRAQAAALGATWVGAENDRPPVALDRAITFAPSGAVVVAALSSLRKGGVVAINAIHLDQMPAFDYDNLLWGERQIRSIANMTRADARDFLALAHQIGIRPRVRTFALDQANEALQAVKHETADGPCVILP is encoded by the coding sequence ATGAAAGCCGCCGTCCTCCGCGCCTCCGCCATCGCACTCGCCATCGAAGACGTCCCTCGTCCCGCCGTTCTTCCCGGGCACACCCTGCTCCGCGTGCTCGCTTGCGGAGTCTGCCGCACCGACCTGCACATCTTCGAGCACGATCTATCGACGCTGCGCGACCCGCTCATCCCCGGCCACCAGATCGTCGGCGAGGTCGTAGACGGCGCGACGGAAGGACTGCCTATCGGCTCACGCGCCGGAGTCTCCTGGATCGGCGGCGCCGACGGCACCTGCCCCTTCTGCAAACGCGGCGAAGAGAACCTCTGCGACAACATCGCCTTCACCGGCTACTCGGTCGACGGTGGCTATGCCGAATACGCGCTCGTCCGCAGCGACTTCGCCTTCCCGCTGCCAGAAGACGCTGAACCGAAGCATCTCGCCCCGCTGCTCTGCGCCGGAATCATCGGCTTCCGCAGCCTTCGTGTCGCGGGCACACAGCCCGGCGAGCGCGTCGGCCTCTTCGGCTTTGGAGCATCGGCCTCGCTTGCGATCGAAGTTCTTCAACACTGGAGGTGCGAGGTCTACGTCTCCACGCGCGGCGAGCAGCACCGCGCACAGGCCGCTGCGCTCGGCGCAACCTGGGTCGGCGCAGAGAACGACCGCCCGCCCGTCGCGCTCGACCGCGCCATCACCTTCGCGCCGTCCGGCGCCGTCGTCGTCGCCGCGCTGTCGAGCCTGCGCAAGGGGGGCGTCGTCGCCATCAACGCCATCCACCTCGACCAGATGCCCGCCTTCGACTACGACAACTTGCTCTGGGGCGAGCGGCAGATACGCTCCATCGCCAACATGACCCGCGCCGACGCACGAGACTTCCTTGCTCTCGCGCACCAGATCGGCATTCGCCCCCGCGTGCGCACCTTCGCGCTCGACCAGGCAAACGAGGCATTGCAAGCGGTCAAGCACGAGACCGCCGACGGCCCATGCGTCATCCTTCCCTGA
- a CDS encoding type II toxin-antitoxin system VapC family toxin: protein MKLNIYVDTSLLVSLYSLDGNSAKAAQAMSTKNAGFYLSTLCELELFNALELRVFRKEITAAQARSSRNDFEGDLRDGIFRLSPLADTAFARARQLSLQTTARLGTRTADLLHIAAALEFGAGSFYSFDRQQRKLAQTVGLKINPD, encoded by the coding sequence TTGAAGCTGAATATCTATGTGGATACCAGTCTCCTGGTTTCGCTCTACAGCCTCGATGGAAACTCCGCGAAAGCTGCGCAGGCAATGTCCACCAAAAACGCCGGGTTTTATCTTTCGACCCTGTGCGAGCTGGAGCTGTTCAATGCGCTTGAGCTCCGCGTTTTTCGCAAAGAGATTACGGCGGCGCAGGCGCGCTCTTCGCGCAATGACTTCGAAGGCGACCTGCGAGACGGTATCTTTCGCCTGTCCCCTCTTGCAGACACTGCGTTTGCACGTGCGCGGCAGCTCTCTCTGCAGACAACCGCCCGCCTTGGGACGAGAACAGCCGACTTGCTCCATATCGCCGCAGCGCTCGAATTTGGAGCCGGCTCTTTCTACAGCTTCGACCGCCAGCAAAGAAAGCTGGCGCAAACCGTCGGCCTGAAGATCAACCCTGACTAA
- a CDS encoding glycoside hydrolase family 76 protein produces MGLRPSRALVYTFVRTAVVIWFATTAACIAQTSPKEARHRAELGVSALQQWYNQATGLYNTTGWWNSANAITAITDSMRVSGSKRYVSMLANTYKQAQVDVPKERRTDAKREMTGFPGFLNKYYDDEGWWALAWIDAYDLTRDARYLAMAQSIFDDMAGGWDETCGGGIWWSKDRKYKNAIANELFLSVAAHLAMRGRPAEREKYATWAGREWQWFRGSGMINGDHLINDGLTIDAAAGVCSNNKKTVWTYNQGVVLGGLAEWSKSPGHAAVVDDAKKIADAALTHLTDGDGVLHDVCEPKCGADGIQFKGIFMRNLSALNAVSPEARYSKSFAVNADSIWTRNRTPQNTFGTVWSGPVTAPDAGTQSSAVDALVAAIPVKK; encoded by the coding sequence ATGGGCCTTCGGCCCTCAAGGGCTCTCGTCTACACCTTTGTGAGAACAGCTGTCGTCATCTGGTTTGCGACAACCGCTGCCTGCATAGCGCAGACCTCGCCGAAAGAAGCTCGCCATCGGGCGGAGCTTGGCGTCAGTGCGTTGCAGCAGTGGTACAACCAGGCGACCGGGCTCTACAACACGACGGGCTGGTGGAACTCGGCGAACGCGATTACTGCGATTACCGACTCCATGCGGGTGAGCGGATCGAAGAGGTACGTCAGCATGCTTGCGAATACGTACAAGCAGGCGCAGGTTGATGTTCCGAAAGAGCGGCGCACCGACGCGAAGAGGGAGATGACCGGCTTTCCCGGCTTCCTCAACAAGTATTACGACGATGAGGGCTGGTGGGCGCTGGCGTGGATCGATGCCTACGACCTGACCCGCGACGCGCGGTATCTGGCGATGGCGCAGTCGATCTTCGACGATATGGCCGGTGGCTGGGACGAGACCTGCGGCGGCGGCATCTGGTGGAGCAAGGACCGCAAGTACAAGAACGCCATCGCCAATGAGCTGTTTCTTTCGGTGGCCGCACACCTTGCCATGCGCGGGCGGCCAGCCGAGCGGGAGAAGTATGCCACATGGGCCGGGAGGGAGTGGCAGTGGTTTCGCGGCTCGGGGATGATCAACGGCGATCACCTGATCAACGATGGGCTCACCATCGATGCCGCGGCGGGTGTCTGCAGCAACAACAAAAAGACGGTGTGGACGTACAACCAGGGCGTTGTGCTGGGAGGGCTGGCGGAGTGGTCGAAGTCGCCGGGTCACGCCGCAGTCGTGGACGACGCGAAGAAGATCGCGGACGCCGCGCTGACTCACCTCACGGACGGGGACGGCGTCCTGCACGACGTCTGCGAGCCGAAGTGCGGCGCCGACGGCATCCAGTTCAAAGGCATTTTTATGAGGAATCTCAGTGCGTTGAATGCGGTTTCGCCCGAGGCCCGCTATAGCAAATCCTTTGCGGTCAATGCGGATTCGATCTGGACGAGGAACCGCACGCCGCAGAATACGTTTGGGACGGTGTGGTCCGGGCCAGTGACTGCTCCGGATGCGGGAACGCAGAGTTCGGCGGTGGATGCGCTGGTGGCGGCGATTCCGGTGAAAAAGTAA
- a CDS encoding glycoside hydrolase family 31 protein, with the protein MTFGWHRAMGALLVAAASVMAMAQDVAPGAAVPAPAGRASEAAVEGLVRRDVNTLALTLPGGGTLELGDFEFEGASVPTGKVHLKQLSPGVFEVTSVAYTVGYWRFRVRDNASYYGLGERFNELNHSHTIVRNVSTDNGGAKGGSTYKAMPFYMSTTGYGLWVDTTSDATFDMNASDEREVIVDEPAEKLRIVLFTGPEFPKILDRFTTLAGRPVLPPYWAFAPWISRDYHQNDAQVKEDVDRTRAEGIPASVIMIDSPWATAYNSYKFNPKQFADAPGLVKYIHSNGYKLVLWHTPWINSKSDPPHEKGFEGKIAAKSENYDEAAGNGFFVKNLDGSPYVGRWWKGEGSLIDFTNPSAKRWWQDQVRQAIAAGADGFKDDDAEGSFVAGPVKFADGSDPRTMRNKYAVLYNNAMEELVQKDLKGNGVLFCRSVTQGANGLGLLWGGDNEASFSTENGLPTVVTAGLGAGMSGMPLWTADLGGYEATPSTPDPVLFQRWTEYAAFSPTMEVISSKNVGPWSYGDQALATFKKYAVLNMSLFPYRYAVVQEAAKTGMPIMRALALVYQNDERARRVKDEYLFGPDLLVAPVVNEGTHRVVYLPQGEWVDYWTGTHITGGRTIEVDAAIGQIPVYARAGAVIPKIPEDVMTLVPPSESGNTAVKSMDDRRVYELIDGGGASSLTDFEGRRLERGAGSLKIEGGEPARAIVRWRSTHPHNATVNGAPAKLSTSEDGESFIEFDYAKESTVAWQ; encoded by the coding sequence ATGACGTTTGGGTGGCACAGGGCAATGGGCGCGCTGCTGGTGGCGGCAGCTTCGGTGATGGCGATGGCGCAGGATGTCGCACCGGGCGCGGCGGTTCCGGCGCCGGCAGGCCGAGCGTCCGAGGCCGCGGTGGAGGGGCTGGTTCGCAGGGATGTGAACACGCTCGCGCTTACATTGCCCGGCGGCGGGACGCTGGAGCTTGGCGACTTCGAGTTCGAGGGCGCCTCGGTGCCTACCGGCAAGGTGCACCTCAAGCAGCTCTCGCCCGGCGTCTTCGAGGTGACGAGTGTTGCCTACACGGTGGGCTACTGGCGTTTTCGTGTTCGCGATAACGCAAGCTACTACGGCTTGGGCGAGCGCTTCAACGAGCTGAACCACTCGCACACGATCGTGCGCAACGTCTCCACCGACAACGGAGGCGCGAAGGGCGGCTCGACGTACAAGGCGATGCCCTTCTACATGAGCACGACAGGCTACGGGCTGTGGGTGGATACGACTTCGGATGCGACCTTCGACATGAATGCGTCGGATGAGCGTGAGGTGATCGTCGACGAGCCGGCGGAGAAGCTGCGCATCGTGCTGTTCACCGGGCCGGAGTTTCCGAAGATCCTCGACCGTTTTACCACGCTTGCGGGGCGGCCGGTGCTTCCGCCGTACTGGGCGTTCGCTCCGTGGATCAGCCGCGACTACCACCAGAACGACGCGCAGGTGAAGGAAGACGTGGACAGGACGCGCGCCGAGGGGATTCCGGCGAGCGTCATCATGATCGACTCGCCGTGGGCGACAGCCTATAACAGTTACAAATTCAACCCGAAGCAGTTTGCGGATGCCCCGGGGCTGGTGAAGTACATCCACTCGAACGGCTACAAACTGGTGCTGTGGCACACGCCGTGGATCAACTCGAAGTCCGATCCTCCGCATGAGAAGGGGTTCGAGGGCAAGATCGCCGCGAAGTCGGAGAACTACGACGAGGCTGCGGGCAACGGCTTCTTCGTGAAGAACCTCGACGGCAGCCCCTACGTCGGGCGTTGGTGGAAGGGCGAAGGATCGCTGATCGACTTCACCAATCCTTCGGCGAAGCGCTGGTGGCAGGACCAGGTGCGGCAGGCGATTGCAGCTGGCGCGGACGGCTTCAAGGACGACGACGCCGAGGGCAGCTTCGTGGCAGGCCCGGTGAAGTTCGCAGACGGCAGCGACCCGCGCACGATGCGCAACAAGTATGCGGTGCTCTACAACAACGCGATGGAGGAGTTGGTGCAGAAGGATCTGAAGGGCAATGGCGTGCTCTTCTGCCGCAGCGTGACGCAGGGCGCGAACGGTCTGGGTCTGTTGTGGGGAGGCGACAACGAGGCAAGCTTCTCGACCGAGAATGGCCTGCCGACTGTTGTGACGGCGGGCCTCGGCGCGGGCATGAGCGGTATGCCGCTGTGGACCGCCGACCTTGGCGGTTACGAGGCGACGCCGTCGACCCCCGACCCGGTGCTGTTTCAACGCTGGACGGAGTACGCGGCGTTCTCGCCGACGATGGAGGTCATCTCGTCGAAGAATGTCGGCCCGTGGAGTTACGGCGATCAGGCGCTGGCGACATTTAAGAAGTACGCCGTGCTGAACATGAGCCTTTTTCCGTATCGCTACGCCGTGGTGCAGGAGGCGGCGAAGACCGGGATGCCGATCATGCGCGCGCTGGCGCTGGTCTATCAGAACGATGAGCGCGCGCGCCGCGTGAAGGATGAGTATCTCTTCGGTCCCGATCTTCTGGTCGCGCCTGTGGTGAATGAGGGCACGCATCGCGTAGTGTACCTGCCGCAGGGCGAGTGGGTCGATTACTGGACGGGGACGCACATCACGGGCGGCAGGACGATCGAAGTGGATGCAGCAATCGGGCAGATTCCTGTGTATGCGCGCGCTGGTGCGGTGATCCCGAAGATTCCCGAGGATGTGATGACGCTGGTTCCACCGTCAGAGAGCGGCAATACGGCGGTGAAGTCGATGGACGACCGCCGCGTGTATGAGTTGATCGACGGCGGAGGAGCGTCGTCGCTGACGGATTTCGAGGGCAGGAGGCTTGAGCGCGGCGCGGGATCGCTGAAGATCGAAGGCGGCGAACCAGCGCGCGCGATCGTGCGCTGGCGGTCCACGCATCCGCACAACGCTACTGTCAACGGAGCGCCGGCGAAGCTGTCGACGAGTGAGGATGGCGAATCGTTCATCGAGTTCGACTATGCGAAGGAGAGTACGGTGGCGTGGCAGTAG
- a CDS encoding cupin domain-containing protein gives MSQESRFFNIAALAATLPDVSETMVTDIRLTEEPAASCRVLRVHRPAPAHYHTSCDEYLYVLTGRAEIHIDGQPPREIGPGELVFFRKNTIHAMPRILEEPYTVLAVDTPRRPPEDVHFVNPADGTPASFIKTQY, from the coding sequence ATGTCGCAGGAAAGCCGCTTCTTCAACATCGCCGCGCTCGCTGCCACGTTGCCCGACGTCAGCGAGACGATGGTCACCGACATCCGCCTTACGGAAGAACCGGCTGCAAGCTGCCGCGTCCTTCGCGTTCATCGTCCCGCGCCGGCGCACTATCACACCAGTTGCGACGAGTATCTCTACGTCCTCACCGGCCGCGCCGAGATCCACATCGACGGCCAGCCGCCGCGCGAGATCGGCCCCGGCGAGCTTGTCTTCTTCAGGAAGAACACCATCCACGCCATGCCGCGCATCCTCGAAGAGCCCTACACCGTGCTTGCGGTCGACACCCCGCGCCGCCCTCCCGAGGACGTCCACTTTGTGAACCCCGCCGACGGCACCCCGGCCAGCTTCATCAAAACGCAGTACTGA
- a CDS encoding NINE protein, with translation MTPHQRDWFFAELEQARRDEVVGVLLALFLGTFGLHQFYLRRNGLGILYLLLFWTGIPAILGFVEAFLMPGRVRRYNAQQAAYIATQILAGPTPLYTAAMPGIPCPACGGLFTPGAVFCPHCGAALAART, from the coding sequence ATGACCCCACATCAACGCGACTGGTTCTTCGCCGAGCTCGAGCAGGCCCGGCGCGACGAGGTCGTCGGCGTTCTGCTGGCGCTGTTTCTCGGCACGTTTGGTCTCCACCAGTTTTACCTTCGCCGCAACGGACTGGGGATACTCTATCTCCTTCTGTTCTGGACCGGCATCCCCGCTATCCTCGGCTTCGTCGAAGCCTTCCTGATGCCGGGTCGCGTACGCCGCTACAACGCGCAACAGGCAGCCTATATTGCCACCCAGATACTTGCCGGCCCGACGCCGCTCTACACCGCGGCCATGCCCGGTATTCCCTGCCCGGCCTGCGGAGGCCTCTTTACACCTGGCGCAGTCTTCTGCCCGCACTGCGGCGCCGCGTTGGCCGCCAGGACCTAG
- a CDS encoding glycosyltransferase family 2 protein, protein MSELTVTILMPCLNEAETLAFCVRQAVAALRDNNVAGEVLIADNGSTDGSQKIAVDEGARVVDVPVRGYGAALMHGIESAHGKYVLMADADASYDFGHLPRFLAKLNEGYDLVMGNRFKGEIKPGAMPPLHKYLGNPVLSFIGQLFFNIPVSDFHCGIRAMRRDAVLGLNLQTTGMEYASEMVVRSSLAGLRIAEVPTTLSPDGRTRAPHLRTWRDGWRHLRFLLLYSPRWLFLYPGIAAFVVGLVLSLWLIRGPQTVGQWTFDVDTLTYALFLVIIGAHISVFAVSARVFGSMEGFLPISERYERAFQYITLETGLIFGCSLFAVGAGLLGYAIHLWHATGFGDLSAQRMLRLTLPSATCLMLGVEAVFGSFFLSLLGMKRR, encoded by the coding sequence ATGAGCGAGTTGACCGTCACCATCCTGATGCCCTGCCTGAACGAGGCCGAGACGCTGGCCTTCTGCGTCCGGCAGGCCGTCGCCGCACTGCGCGACAACAACGTCGCGGGCGAGGTGCTGATCGCCGATAACGGCAGCACGGATGGCTCGCAAAAGATCGCCGTCGACGAGGGAGCGCGCGTCGTCGACGTTCCCGTTCGCGGCTACGGCGCCGCGCTGATGCACGGCATCGAGTCCGCGCACGGTAAGTATGTGCTGATGGCCGACGCCGACGCCAGCTACGACTTCGGCCACCTGCCGCGCTTTCTCGCCAAGCTGAACGAGGGCTACGACCTGGTGATGGGCAACCGCTTCAAGGGCGAGATCAAACCGGGGGCCATGCCCCCGCTGCACAAGTACCTCGGCAATCCCGTGCTCAGCTTCATCGGGCAGCTCTTCTTCAACATCCCCGTCAGCGACTTCCATTGCGGCATTCGCGCGATGCGCCGCGACGCGGTCCTCGGACTCAACCTGCAGACCACCGGCATGGAATATGCCAGCGAGATGGTCGTGCGCTCCTCGCTCGCAGGTCTCAGGATCGCCGAGGTGCCGACAACGCTCTCGCCCGACGGCCGCACGCGCGCGCCCCATCTGCGCACATGGCGCGATGGCTGGCGCCACCTGCGCTTCCTTCTGCTCTACAGCCCGCGCTGGCTGTTTCTGTATCCCGGCATCGCCGCCTTCGTCGTGGGCCTCGTCCTCTCGCTCTGGCTCATTCGCGGGCCGCAGACGGTTGGCCAGTGGACCTTCGATGTGGATACGCTCACCTACGCGCTCTTCCTCGTCATCATCGGAGCGCACATCTCCGTCTTCGCCGTCAGCGCCAGGGTCTTCGGCAGCATGGAAGGCTTCCTGCCGATCTCGGAGCGCTATGAGCGCGCCTTTCAATACATCACGCTGGAGACGGGGCTGATCTTTGGCTGCTCGCTGTTTGCAGTCGGCGCGGGGCTGCTCGGATATGCCATCCACCTGTGGCACGCAACCGGGTTCGGCGATCTGTCGGCGCAACGGATGCTGCGACTCACGCTGCCCTCGGCGACCTGCCTGATGCTTGGGGTCGAAGCCGTCTTCGGCAGCTTCTTCCTCAGCCTGCTGGGAATGAAGCGACGCTGA